ATATAATGTTTTTTCTACCAAAGAATACATGTCACGTGTTAGAGGTGGCGAAAATTCCACAGAGATCAGAGTATCATCAAAGAGAGTAATTTCCTATGTTGATAGAATTGATATATTGCTATCGTTAAGTAAGGGAGCAGTTCCACATCTAGAAAACCGTATAAAATCTGATACACTCATAATGGGGGATGAAAAAACATTAGAACCCCTTTCTACAGAAAATTACAACTTACTTAAAGTGCCTTTAATGGAAATAGCTAAAAAAATGGGTGGATCAATTTTTTCAAATGTAATAGCTGCAGGGATAATAGCTTGTGTTCTAAACATACCTAAATCAATATTTGAAGATTGTATCGAAGAAATTTTTGCACGTAAAGGTCAGGAGATTGTTAAAAAGGATACAGATGCAGGTATGAAGGGATATGAAATTGGCAAGAAAATAGTTGATTCTGGAAGAATTAACTTACAGATTGAAAGGGATCCCAAAGTTTTAGAAGAACTACTTTTAGATGGAACAGAAGCAGTGGGATTGGGATGTATAGCGGGGGGCTGTAAATTTATGTCTTCCTATCCTATGACTCCATCCACACCTCTCCAAGTATTTATGGCTGTCAATTCAGAGGAATTTGACATGATCTTTGAGCAGGCAGAAGATGAGATTGCTGCCATTAACATGGCAATAGGTGGATTCTATGCAGGTGCTAGATCAATGGTTGCTACTTCAGGAAGTGGATTTGCACTCATGGAGGAAGCAGTAGGTCTTTCAGGAATGATTGAAATACCAGTGGTAATATATTTGGGTCAAAGACCAGGACCGGCAGTTGGTCTACCAACAAGGACATCACAGGAAGATCTGAACCTTGCATTATATTCAGGTCCTGGAGAATTTCCCAGAATAATATTTGCACCGGGAAATCTTGAAGATGCGTTTTTCCTTTCTCAAAAAGCATTTAACCTTGCTGATCATTACCAGACACCAGTATTCATACTTTCAGACCAATATTTTGCAGATATATTCTACAACCAACCAGTATTCGATCTGGAGGGTCTTGAAATTGAAAATCACATAATAAAAACCAAATCAGATTATAAACGATACGAAATAACAGCCAGTGGAATATCTCCAAGAGGAATTCCCGGATATGGTGAAGGATTGGTTGTTATAGATTCTGATGAGCACGATGAGGAGGGACATCTTACAGAGGATCTAGATCTCAGGACCGAGATGGTTGACAAGAGACTAAGAAAATTAAATGAAATACAGAAGGAGATAATACTTCCAGATTTGTTAGGTGGTTCAAATTATAAAATTTTGGTAATAGGATGGGGATCAACCTACGGCTCCATAAAAGAAGCTTTGGATAATCTTGAAAATGAAGATATTAGCTTTTTATATTTTAAACAAATCTACCCATTAGATCCATCAATAAAAAACCTCCTTAACAATGCAGAAAAAACCATAATATTTGAAAATAATGCTCAAGGACAATTTGCAGAATTAATAAAACTTAAAATTGGATTTGAAATAGAAAAAAAGGTTTTGAAGTATAATGGTATGCCATTTTCAGTGGAAGAAGTTGAAACGAGTCTCAAAGATTTTATAGGAGGATAAAAAATGGATCCTAAAATATTTGATATAGACGGAGCAGACATTGCCTGGTGTCCGGGATGTGGAGATTTTGCAATTCTCAAGACAATAAAGGAAACACTTGCAGAAATGGAAATCAGCCCAGAAGAACTGGTTTTTGTATCTGGAATTGGGCAGGCTGGTAAATTACCTCATTATATTAAAGCAAATGTTTTTAATGGGCTTCATGGCAGATCTTTACCTGTATCCACAGCAATAAAAGCTGTTAATCCAGAACTTATTGTAATTAATGTGAGTGGTGATGGTTGTACCTATGGTGAAGGAGGTAATCACTTTATTCATAACATTAGACGTAATCCTGACATAATAAACATTGTTCACAACAACATGGTGTATGGTTTAACAAAAGGACAAGCATCCCCAACAAGTCAAAGAGATTTCAACACTCCTTTGCAGATTGAAGGCGTATCATTAGAACCCTTCAATCCGCTGGCAATAGCAATAGCCCTAAATGCATCATTTGTTGCTAGGGCATTTAGTGGAGATATAAAACAAACTAAAGAAATCCTTAAAAAAGCAATAAAACATAAGGGATATGCTTTAATTGATATATTCCAACCATGTGTGACTTTCAACAAGGTTAACACATTTCAATGGTTTAAAAACAATACCTATTATTTAGATGAATCCCACGACCGCTTTGATAGAGAGGAAGCATTCAAAAAGTCAATTGAAACAGAAAAATATCCTTTAGGCATATTCTATATGAATTCCGATAATAAAACATTTGAAGAGAATATAATTGCCTATAAAACAAACAAATCACCCATGTACCAGAGGGATCTTGACATTGACAAATTGAAGAAATTAATTGACACAAAAAAATGAATAAAAATTTTTAAATAGAATTTCTTCAAGATATTGTTAATAACAAAAATGTTAAAATAGGGTATAATTAATTATTAAAAGAATTAGAGGTAACGTATGGATAAAATTAGGATTCGATCTTGGAATGTCAATGGTATTA
This sequence is a window from Methanobacterium sp. SMA-27. Protein-coding genes within it:
- a CDS encoding thiamine pyrophosphate-dependent enzyme gives rise to the protein MDPKIFDIDGADIAWCPGCGDFAILKTIKETLAEMEISPEELVFVSGIGQAGKLPHYIKANVFNGLHGRSLPVSTAIKAVNPELIVINVSGDGCTYGEGGNHFIHNIRRNPDIINIVHNNMVYGLTKGQASPTSQRDFNTPLQIEGVSLEPFNPLAIAIALNASFVARAFSGDIKQTKEILKKAIKHKGYALIDIFQPCVTFNKVNTFQWFKNNTYYLDESHDRFDREEAFKKSIETEKYPLGIFYMNSDNKTFEENIIAYKTNKSPMYQRDLDIDKLKKLIDTKK
- a CDS encoding 2-oxoacid:acceptor oxidoreductase subunit alpha, with the translated sequence MSIDSSKKDVSIVLCGEAGQGIQTVENILVKAIKKSGYNVFSTKEYMSRVRGGENSTEIRVSSKRVISYVDRIDILLSLSKGAVPHLENRIKSDTLIMGDEKTLEPLSTENYNLLKVPLMEIAKKMGGSIFSNVIAAGIIACVLNIPKSIFEDCIEEIFARKGQEIVKKDTDAGMKGYEIGKKIVDSGRINLQIERDPKVLEELLLDGTEAVGLGCIAGGCKFMSSYPMTPSTPLQVFMAVNSEEFDMIFEQAEDEIAAINMAIGGFYAGARSMVATSGSGFALMEEAVGLSGMIEIPVVIYLGQRPGPAVGLPTRTSQEDLNLALYSGPGEFPRIIFAPGNLEDAFFLSQKAFNLADHYQTPVFILSDQYFADIFYNQPVFDLEGLEIENHIIKTKSDYKRYEITASGISPRGIPGYGEGLVVIDSDEHDEEGHLTEDLDLRTEMVDKRLRKLNEIQKEIILPDLLGGSNYKILVIGWGSTYGSIKEALDNLENEDISFLYFKQIYPLDPSIKNLLNNAEKTIIFENNAQGQFAELIKLKIGFEIEKKVLKYNGMPFSVEEVETSLKDFIGG